From Aquabacter sp. L1I39, the proteins below share one genomic window:
- a CDS encoding LysR family transcriptional regulator produces the protein MQIPRFSLRQLAYFVAVAEAGSIRAACTRLNISHAALSAAVEELEAVLGTCLLIRRRARGISLTPAGKDLLREARALLEVAEQLPGQVMAGEARLAGRLGVGCYTTLAPFLIPRLFSAFGALHPGIQLDLTEGSIHDITALLRTGRCEVAIVYDFGLGEEFRLDRLYAVAPHVVLSAGHRLADREGVDLRDLIDEPLIVFDVPQSGANTQDVFAQLGLVPRIAYRSTSFELVRGLAARGLGYALMLQRPAAAVSYDGAPLVTLPVEGYGRRVHVAVATSHAVRPTLRAEAFRRHCLEAFAQA, from the coding sequence ATGCAGATTCCCCGCTTCTCGCTGCGCCAGCTGGCCTATTTCGTCGCCGTGGCGGAGGCGGGCTCCATCCGCGCGGCCTGCACGCGGCTCAACATTTCCCATGCGGCGCTGAGCGCGGCGGTGGAGGAATTGGAGGCGGTGCTGGGCACCTGCCTTCTCATTCGCCGGCGGGCGCGGGGCATCAGCCTGACGCCGGCGGGCAAGGACCTGCTGCGCGAGGCCCGTGCGCTCCTGGAGGTGGCCGAGCAATTGCCCGGCCAGGTGATGGCGGGGGAGGCGCGGCTCGCCGGGCGGCTGGGGGTGGGCTGCTACACCACGCTCGCGCCCTTCCTCATTCCCCGCCTGTTCAGCGCCTTCGGCGCTCTCCACCCCGGCATCCAACTGGACCTCACCGAGGGCTCCATCCACGACATCACCGCCCTCTTGCGCACCGGCCGGTGCGAGGTGGCCATCGTCTATGATTTCGGGCTGGGGGAGGAATTCCGGCTCGACCGGCTCTATGCGGTGGCGCCCCATGTGGTGCTTTCCGCCGGCCACCGCCTCGCGGATCGGGAGGGCGTGGACCTGCGGGACCTCATAGACGAGCCGCTCATCGTCTTCGACGTGCCCCAGTCGGGGGCGAACACGCAGGATGTGTTCGCCCAGCTCGGCCTCGTGCCCCGCATCGCCTATCGCTCGACCTCGTTCGAACTGGTGCGGGGTCTCGCGGCGCGGGGGCTCGGCTATGCGCTGATGCTGCAACGGCCCGCGGCGGCGGTGAGCTATGACGGTGCCCCCCTCGTGACCTTGCCGGTGGAGGGCTATGGCCGGCGGGTGCATGTGGCGGTGGCCACCTCCCATGCGGTGCGCCCCACGCTGCGCGCCGAGGCCTTCCGCCGCCATTGCCTGGAGGCGTTCGCGCAGGCCTGA
- a CDS encoding LacI family DNA-binding transcriptional regulator — protein sequence MRGPKLSDVAAAANVHPSTASRALNPDLAGRLSPSVVERVRKVADELGYSRNAIAASLRMQTSRMVGVIVPDLTNTMFPPMFRGIEDRLGLEGYHAMLANSDFRAAKEQAIIDTYLDRRMDGIILASAHLEDEARLTALRRKVPLVLMNRESEAPVTAVISDDGEGVRQMFGHLIGLGHRRIAHIGGPQDTSTGRARRAAFLALAAEAGLPADPRLDVIAESFTEPEGYRCTRHLLETGEAPTAILAANDWLAVGAIRALEEVGLCCPRDISVTGFNDMPFVDRMRPPLTTVRIPHYRMGYEAADQLLAAIQTPADPPRRVVLPPAAILRGSTAAPATP from the coding sequence ATGAGGGGGCCGAAACTGAGCGATGTGGCCGCGGCCGCCAATGTGCACCCGTCCACCGCCTCCCGCGCGCTCAACCCGGATCTGGCCGGCCGCCTCTCCCCCTCCGTGGTGGAGCGGGTGCGCAAGGTGGCGGACGAGCTGGGCTATAGCCGCAACGCCATCGCCGCGAGCCTGCGCATGCAGACGAGCCGCATGGTGGGCGTGATCGTGCCCGACCTCACCAACACCATGTTTCCCCCCATGTTCCGCGGCATTGAGGATCGGCTGGGCCTGGAAGGCTATCACGCCATGCTGGCCAATTCCGATTTCCGCGCCGCCAAGGAACAGGCCATCATCGACACCTATCTGGACCGGCGCATGGACGGCATCATCCTCGCCTCCGCGCATTTGGAGGACGAGGCCCGGCTCACCGCGCTGCGGCGCAAGGTGCCGCTGGTGCTCATGAATCGGGAGAGCGAGGCCCCCGTCACCGCCGTTATCAGCGACGACGGCGAGGGCGTGCGGCAGATGTTCGGCCATCTCATCGGCCTTGGCCACCGGCGCATCGCCCACATCGGCGGGCCGCAGGACACCTCCACCGGACGGGCGCGCCGCGCCGCCTTCCTGGCGCTCGCCGCCGAGGCGGGCCTGCCCGCAGACCCGCGCCTTGATGTCATCGCCGAATCCTTCACCGAGCCGGAAGGCTATCGCTGCACACGCCATCTGTTGGAGACGGGAGAGGCGCCCACCGCCATCCTCGCCGCCAATGACTGGCTGGCGGTGGGCGCCATCCGTGCGCTGGAGGAGGTGGGCCTATGTTGCCCACGCGACATCTCGGTCACCGGCTTCAACGACATGCCCTTCGTGGACCGCATGCGCCCGCCTTTGACCACCGTGCGCATTCCCCATTACCGCATGGGCTATGAGGCCGCCGACCAATTGCTGGCCGCCATCCAGACCCCCGCCGACCCACCGCGCCGCGTGGTGCTGCCCCCCGCCGCCATCCTGCGCGGCTCCACGGCGGCGCCCGCCACGCCGTGA
- a CDS encoding MFS transporter, giving the protein MGASSPAAALLDDGALRYRRLFLPLWVAMVAFQSGLLVHDVAAGWLLASGGASRSLVALAQTASSLPFFLCALPAGALADLVERRRVLQATAFLLSVASLLVALAVGLDAAPPALLLAASFLNGCANAAFAPTWQAITPELVDLPRLPGALALNSLGINVARSIGPLLSGVILAVAGAPAAFLFNAVLFAAVGCTFVFLAPRHPVTPKESLGSAVRAGLAYARHDGGLQRVALRGVAFFLFASTFWALAPVVVHEWFAGTGLLLGVLVGSAGLGAVLAALLLKRLRAHFDLDGLMLGAGLAAAVALALVPLVPVFAVSVVLYGTLGFCWLISFSSIHLAAQLRLAPWIRARGSAVYLIAVFGSIAVGSFLAGLWADRLGVGGAYGVAAGCLCVATLAAYGLRITAKVPVAQERSRLLPAGVGEGGRVEVRLFYPLPAGADPASAAAALKALRPVRLRTGARNWACAVRDAGLEERIQYVDGAALERAAARQTAADGLLEQRLLDLTGAPAIATGAA; this is encoded by the coding sequence ATGGGTGCCTCTTCCCCCGCTGCTGCCCTCCTGGACGATGGCGCGTTGCGCTACCGGCGGCTCTTTCTGCCCCTTTGGGTGGCCATGGTGGCGTTCCAGAGCGGGCTCCTGGTGCATGATGTCGCCGCCGGCTGGCTGCTGGCCTCGGGCGGGGCGAGCCGCAGCCTCGTCGCCTTGGCGCAGACGGCCTCTTCGCTCCCCTTCTTCCTGTGCGCCCTGCCGGCCGGCGCCTTGGCGGACCTGGTGGAGCGGCGCCGCGTGCTCCAGGCCACCGCCTTCCTCCTCTCGGTCGCCTCCCTGCTGGTGGCCCTCGCAGTGGGGCTCGATGCGGCGCCGCCGGCGCTGCTGCTGGCCGCGTCCTTCCTGAACGGCTGCGCCAACGCGGCCTTCGCGCCCACCTGGCAAGCCATCACGCCCGAACTGGTGGATTTGCCGCGCCTGCCCGGCGCGCTGGCGCTGAACAGCCTCGGCATCAATGTGGCGCGCTCCATCGGCCCGCTCCTGTCGGGTGTGATCCTGGCGGTGGCGGGCGCGCCGGCGGCCTTTCTGTTCAATGCGGTGCTGTTCGCGGCCGTTGGCTGCACCTTCGTCTTCCTGGCACCCCGCCATCCCGTGACGCCGAAGGAGAGCCTTGGCTCCGCCGTGCGGGCGGGCCTGGCCTATGCGCGCCATGACGGCGGCCTGCAGCGCGTGGCACTGCGCGGCGTCGCCTTCTTTCTGTTCGCCAGCACCTTCTGGGCGCTGGCGCCCGTGGTGGTGCATGAATGGTTCGCCGGCACCGGCCTGCTTCTGGGCGTCCTGGTGGGCTCTGCGGGCCTGGGCGCCGTGCTGGCGGCGCTGCTGCTGAAGCGTCTGCGCGCCCACTTCGATCTCGACGGCCTGATGCTGGGCGCCGGGCTGGCGGCGGCGGTCGCCCTGGCGCTGGTGCCCCTGGTGCCGGTCTTCGCCGTGTCCGTGGTGCTCTATGGGACGCTGGGCTTCTGCTGGCTCATCTCCTTTTCCTCCATCCATCTCGCCGCCCAACTGCGCCTCGCGCCATGGATCCGGGCGCGGGGGAGCGCGGTCTATCTGATCGCGGTGTTCGGCTCCATCGCGGTGGGCAGCTTCCTGGCGGGGCTGTGGGCCGACCGGCTGGGGGTTGGCGGGGCCTATGGGGTGGCCGCCGGCTGCCTGTGCGTGGCGACGCTCGCCGCCTATGGTCTGCGCATCACCGCCAAGGTGCCGGTGGCGCAGGAGCGTTCGCGGCTGCTGCCGGCCGGCGTCGGCGAGGGCGGCCGGGTGGAAGTGCGCCTTTTCTATCCGTTGCCGGCGGGGGCGGACCCCGCGTCCGCTGCGGCCGCGCTCAAGGCCCTGCGCCCAGTGCGGCTGCGGACCGGCGCGCGGAACTGGGCTTGCGCCGTGCGTGATGCAGGCCTGGAGGAGCGCATCCAATATGTGGACGGTGCGGCGCTGGAGCGTGCCGCGGCCCGGCAGACGGCAGCGGACGGCCTGCTGGAGCAGCGGCTCCTGGATCTGACGGGGGCGCCCGCCATTGCCACGGGTGCTGCCTAA
- a CDS encoding ABC transporter substrate-binding protein — MSPRFPLDRRRFLLSSATVGAALAMPAVLRAQGLTKMRVGVVPLISSGPVFIAAAKGFFQKVGLEVEFRTFADGALAIPALVAGELDVTVATINAGLINAVAKGANYKLMLDRGGEKPGFGSTTILVSNKMYEAGVTGIDKFALLKGARFSMQAPGGIDNYLLARGLQKAGLDPRTGATYSSGLTYPDIIKSLGTGVTDAAQCPVPLAFLAETNKVGHIIGTGADIEPGAQLACWAMPTKFLETNRKAAIAFAMAHIHAARIFTAAETSKDPEIIKILAAATNIPAPLIEKAAPRWTGYDPDGMPDTASVMRQASFWVDTMKLIGGPVPKQDVLMDLSAAEEAAKMLKTGNPFT; from the coding sequence ATGTCACCTCGCTTCCCGCTTGATCGGCGCCGTTTTCTCCTGTCGTCCGCCACCGTGGGCGCTGCCTTGGCCATGCCGGCGGTGCTCCGCGCGCAGGGCCTGACCAAGATGCGGGTGGGCGTGGTGCCCCTCATCTCCTCCGGTCCCGTCTTCATCGCCGCCGCCAAGGGCTTCTTCCAGAAGGTCGGCCTTGAGGTGGAATTCCGCACCTTCGCGGACGGTGCCCTCGCCATTCCCGCCTTGGTCGCTGGCGAGCTGGACGTGACGGTGGCCACCATCAATGCCGGCCTCATCAATGCGGTGGCCAAGGGCGCCAATTACAAACTGATGCTGGATCGCGGCGGCGAGAAGCCGGGCTTCGGCTCCACCACCATCCTGGTCTCCAACAAGATGTACGAGGCCGGCGTCACCGGGATCGACAAATTCGCGCTGCTGAAGGGCGCGCGCTTCTCCATGCAGGCGCCGGGGGGCATCGACAATTACCTGCTGGCGCGCGGGCTCCAGAAAGCGGGGCTCGATCCGCGCACGGGGGCGACCTATTCCAGCGGCCTGACCTATCCCGACATCATCAAGAGCCTCGGCACCGGCGTCACCGACGCCGCCCAATGCCCGGTGCCGCTCGCCTTCCTCGCCGAGACCAACAAGGTCGGCCACATCATCGGCACCGGCGCCGACATCGAGCCGGGCGCGCAGCTCGCCTGCTGGGCCATGCCCACCAAGTTCCTGGAGACCAACCGCAAGGCGGCGATCGCCTTCGCCATGGCCCATATCCATGCGGCCCGCATCTTCACCGCCGCCGAGACCAGCAAGGATCCGGAGATCATCAAGATCCTGGCCGCCGCCACCAACATTCCCGCCCCCCTCATCGAGAAGGCCGCGCCCCGCTGGACCGGCTACGACCCGGACGGCATGCCAGACACCGCCTCCGTGATGCGCCAGGCCAGCTTCTGGGTGGACACCATGAAGCTCATCGGCGGCCCGGTGCCCAAGCAGGATGTGCTGATGGATCTCAGCGCGGCGGAAGAGGCCGCCAAGATGCTCAAGACCGGGAACCCCTTCACATGA
- a CDS encoding ABC transporter ATP-binding protein, with product MTLAARAASAVAIAFRQVRLAWGAKGRDPVVALDNLNGVFEAGKVTAIIGPSGCGKSTMLQIARGFVAPTEGEVRYVDRRTGHSVPAPVMATVWQSFNLFPWLSVLDNVAFGLSVAGVKRAERHAAAREALAAVDLRGFEDKYPRQLSGGMRQRVGIARALVMKPDILLLDEPFGALDAQTRLVLQEQVAGIVAATGCTVVLVTHSIEEAIMLGDTVFVMSSRPGRIVRALDVPLAKPRTLADMKAPAAVALFEEIYELLKDEVVRAMAESGGGQ from the coding sequence ATGACCCTTGCCGCGCGCGCCGCCTCGGCGGTGGCCATTGCCTTCCGCCAGGTGCGGCTCGCCTGGGGCGCCAAGGGGCGTGACCCGGTGGTGGCGCTCGACAATCTGAACGGCGTCTTCGAGGCCGGGAAAGTCACCGCCATCATCGGCCCCTCCGGCTGCGGCAAGAGCACCATGCTCCAGATCGCGCGGGGCTTCGTCGCTCCCACCGAGGGCGAGGTGCGCTATGTGGACCGGCGCACCGGCCATTCCGTGCCGGCCCCGGTGATGGCGACGGTCTGGCAGAGCTTCAATCTCTTCCCCTGGCTCTCGGTGCTGGACAACGTGGCGTTCGGCCTGTCGGTGGCCGGCGTGAAGCGGGCGGAGCGCCACGCCGCCGCCCGCGAGGCGCTGGCGGCGGTGGATCTGCGCGGCTTCGAGGACAAGTATCCCCGCCAGCTCTCCGGCGGCATGCGCCAGCGCGTGGGCATCGCCCGCGCTTTGGTGATGAAGCCGGACATCCTGCTCCTCGACGAGCCCTTCGGCGCTCTCGACGCCCAGACCCGCCTGGTGCTCCAGGAGCAGGTGGCCGGCATCGTCGCCGCCACCGGCTGCACGGTGGTGCTGGTCACCCATTCCATCGAGGAGGCGATCATGCTGGGCGACACCGTGTTCGTCATGTCGTCTCGCCCCGGCCGCATCGTGCGCGCGCTCGACGTGCCGCTCGCCAAGCCCCGGACGCTCGCCGACATGAAGGCCCCGGCCGCTGTCGCCTTGTTCGAGGAAATCTACGAATTGCTGAAGGACGAGGTGGTGCGGGCCATGGCGGAATCGGGGGGTGGCCAGTGA
- a CDS encoding ABC transporter permease, translating into MSETAAARPAPAVPARPTFASRLRGLLDDQRVVGWSFLIALLLVWEGVVYKAGISPLYLPRPSGILAVLWDQLVHQGLTVDLGLTLYRIFAGFFIALVTGVLLGVWMAISRPIQAMADMLIAALYPLPKVTLIPLLVIWLGTGGPFMLTISFMGAFFPIVINTVVGVTQCDQGLVLAARDLGASTRQIVLRVLIPSAIPSIFAGIRIGLGISIILVVAAEMVIAKDGLGARLFIAGQLLDTELVFAVLVVLALLGIVMSKGQDAIDARLGLWRAQ; encoded by the coding sequence GTGAGCGAGACCGCCGCCGCACGCCCGGCCCCCGCCGTGCCCGCCCGCCCCACCTTCGCAAGCCGCCTGCGCGGCCTTCTGGACGACCAAAGGGTGGTGGGCTGGAGCTTCCTCATCGCCCTGCTGCTGGTGTGGGAAGGGGTGGTCTACAAGGCCGGCATCTCCCCGCTTTATCTGCCGCGCCCGAGCGGCATTCTCGCGGTTTTGTGGGACCAATTGGTCCATCAGGGCCTGACGGTGGATCTCGGTCTCACCCTCTACCGCATCTTCGCCGGCTTCTTCATCGCCCTCGTCACCGGCGTGCTGCTGGGCGTGTGGATGGCCATTTCCCGGCCCATCCAGGCCATGGCGGACATGCTGATCGCCGCCCTCTATCCACTGCCCAAGGTGACGCTGATCCCGCTCCTCGTGATCTGGCTCGGCACCGGCGGCCCCTTCATGCTCACCATCAGCTTTATGGGCGCCTTCTTTCCCATCGTCATCAACACGGTGGTGGGCGTGACCCAGTGCGACCAGGGCCTCGTCCTCGCGGCGCGGGACCTGGGCGCCAGCACGCGGCAGATCGTGCTGCGGGTGCTGATCCCCAGCGCCATTCCCTCCATCTTCGCCGGCATCCGCATCGGGCTCGGCATCTCCATCATCCTGGTGGTGGCGGCGGAAATGGTGATCGCCAAGGACGGGCTCGGCGCCCGCCTCTTCATCGCCGGCCAACTGCTGGACACCGAGCTCGTCTTCGCGGTGCTGGTGGTGCTCGCGCTGCTCGGCATCGTCATGTCCAAGGGCCAGGACGCCATCGACGCCCGCCTCGGCCTGTGGCGCGCTCAATAG
- a CDS encoding RidA family protein produces the protein MSDTKPQLHAVHPEPEKAYMMPYAPAVQIVGACNLMFISGATASDLYHQHPHVDGEHDHSNDIGEQTRRAMECIKSILDTVGAGFSDVVKVTKYLTDIRDADGMHAVMRPYFNGWRPASTMICINQLSSPGARVELDMIVALPEGKVAPAGTPA, from the coding sequence ATGTCCGACACCAAGCCGCAGCTTCATGCCGTCCATCCCGAGCCGGAGAAGGCCTATATGATGCCTTATGCCCCGGCGGTGCAGATCGTGGGCGCGTGCAACCTCATGTTCATCTCCGGCGCCACCGCGTCCGACCTCTACCACCAGCACCCCCATGTGGACGGGGAGCACGACCATTCCAACGACATTGGCGAGCAGACCCGCCGCGCCATGGAGTGCATCAAGTCCATCCTCGACACGGTGGGGGCAGGCTTTTCCGACGTGGTGAAGGTGACCAAATATCTCACCGACATCCGCGATGCCGACGGCATGCATGCGGTGATGCGTCCCTATTTCAACGGCTGGCGCCCGGCTTCCACGATGATCTGCATCAACCAGCTCTCCTCCCCCGGCGCGCGGGTGGAATTGGACATGATCGTCGCCCTGCCTGAAGGCAAGGTCGCGCCTGCGGGGACGCCCGCGTGA
- a CDS encoding amidohydrolase family protein — MSLLVRNGHVVTVDGARAVHPQGYVWCEGTRILSVGAMSDLPEAALGAREVIEAEGCLVLPGLINMHQHHWYTLFKGLADGYLLEDWITDFVFPLVRHLDDEAMGLAARLDAMEMLATGTTTFLNHSVTTTSPSMVEAILGGPSELGLRQVFAKELRCRTPGNPNHPLSLDQSLSAFRDLLATWHGAQDGLVRLAMVVEANAHWIAAGMSTDALVRAGHELAREQDLRISTHIAGGTLSLDKGFLKHLRATGRTDVQYLMELGVLDHHWLLIHGIHVTDTDIAQMAHVGAHFVYTPSSEAMRGGGIAPFAKARAAGVNTALGTDGPMVDYSVDMIEQMKVCTLMQHVRHLDPTLMPVERTLEMATINGARALGLEAELGSLEAGKRADIAVFDMRRPHVGTLNRPLSTFVSAGHGSDAKAVVVNGEVAYRDGAFRAGPGYGAVVEEAERTAARIATAAGHDGRFTPHWR; from the coding sequence GTGAGCCTCCTCGTCCGCAACGGCCATGTGGTCACCGTGGACGGCGCGCGGGCCGTCCATCCGCAAGGCTATGTCTGGTGCGAGGGCACCCGCATCCTGAGCGTCGGGGCCATGTCCGACCTACCGGAAGCGGCGCTCGGCGCGCGGGAGGTGATCGAGGCGGAGGGCTGCCTGGTGCTGCCCGGCCTCATCAACATGCACCAGCACCATTGGTACACGCTCTTCAAGGGGCTGGCCGATGGCTATCTGCTGGAAGACTGGATCACCGATTTTGTCTTCCCGCTGGTGCGGCACCTGGATGATGAAGCCATGGGCCTTGCCGCCCGGCTCGATGCCATGGAGATGCTGGCCACCGGCACCACCACCTTCCTCAACCATTCCGTCACCACCACCAGCCCCTCCATGGTGGAGGCCATTCTGGGCGGCCCGAGCGAACTGGGCCTGCGGCAGGTGTTCGCCAAGGAATTGCGCTGCCGCACGCCGGGCAATCCCAACCATCCGTTGAGCCTCGACCAGTCGCTCTCCGCCTTCCGCGACCTGCTCGCCACCTGGCATGGGGCGCAGGACGGGCTCGTCAGGCTCGCCATGGTGGTAGAGGCCAATGCCCATTGGATCGCCGCCGGCATGAGCACGGATGCGTTGGTGCGTGCCGGCCATGAGCTGGCGCGCGAACAGGATCTGCGCATCTCCACCCACATCGCCGGCGGCACGCTGTCCCTGGACAAGGGCTTCCTGAAGCACCTGCGCGCCACGGGGCGCACGGACGTGCAGTATCTGATGGAGTTGGGCGTCCTCGATCACCATTGGCTGCTGATCCACGGCATCCATGTGACCGACACGGACATCGCCCAGATGGCCCATGTGGGCGCCCATTTCGTCTATACGCCCAGTTCCGAGGCCATGCGCGGCGGCGGCATCGCGCCCTTCGCCAAGGCGCGGGCGGCGGGGGTGAACACGGCGCTGGGCACGGACGGGCCCATGGTGGACTATTCCGTCGACATGATCGAGCAGATGAAGGTGTGCACGCTCATGCAGCATGTGCGCCATCTCGACCCCACCCTCATGCCGGTGGAACGCACGCTGGAAATGGCCACCATCAACGGCGCCCGCGCGCTCGGCCTGGAGGCGGAACTGGGTTCGCTGGAGGCGGGCAAGCGCGCCGACATCGCCGTGTTCGACATGCGCCGGCCCCATGTGGGGACGCTGAACCGTCCCCTGTCCACCTTCGTCTCCGCCGGCCATGGCTCGGATGCCAAGGCGGTGGTGGTGAATGGGGAGGTGGCGTACCGGGACGGTGCGTTCCGCGCCGGTCCCGGTTATGGCGCTGTGGTGGAGGAGGCGGAGCGCACCGCCGCCCGCATCGCGACCGCCGCCGGTCATGACGGCCGCTTCACGCCGCACTGGCGGTGA
- a CDS encoding alpha/beta fold hydrolase, giving the protein MTSHPAPLPAPGFGPGFSARKIVANGITLDAVEGGAGPLVVLMAGWPQSLLAWRKVLPTLARDFRVLAFDPPNLGTSEASRTGGDTGAMAGYVDGLLDAIGADKVLLVGHDIGAWIGYAYAAHHPERVTRLALMDAAIPGLTPREAYGFNPVTAHKVWHFPFNFVPGLAERLVVGRERDLLAFLFETKPVNVAATFEPEVIEAYMAAYSAPGRWIAGLEYYRAIFESAAQNEETGRTPLPMPVLAIGGDYGIGGAMVKALEPATTTLSSVVIPQCGHYVPEERPAELLAALVPFLKGE; this is encoded by the coding sequence ATGACCTCTCATCCCGCTCCCCTCCCCGCCCCCGGCTTCGGGCCAGGATTTTCCGCCCGCAAGATCGTCGCCAACGGCATCACGCTCGACGCGGTAGAAGGCGGCGCCGGGCCGCTGGTGGTGCTGATGGCCGGATGGCCGCAGAGCCTCCTGGCCTGGCGCAAGGTGCTGCCGACGCTGGCGCGCGACTTCCGCGTGCTGGCCTTCGACCCGCCCAATCTCGGCACCAGCGAGGCCTCCCGCACGGGCGGCGACACCGGTGCCATGGCCGGCTATGTGGATGGCCTGCTCGATGCCATCGGCGCCGACAAGGTGCTCCTGGTGGGCCACGATATCGGCGCCTGGATCGGCTATGCCTATGCCGCCCACCATCCGGAGCGCGTGACGCGCCTCGCCTTGATGGACGCCGCCATTCCCGGCCTCACCCCGCGCGAGGCCTATGGGTTCAACCCCGTGACCGCCCACAAGGTCTGGCACTTCCCGTTCAATTTCGTGCCGGGGCTCGCCGAGCGCCTGGTGGTGGGGCGCGAACGCGATTTGCTCGCCTTCCTGTTCGAGACCAAGCCGGTGAATGTCGCGGCCACCTTCGAGCCGGAGGTGATCGAGGCCTATATGGCCGCCTATTCCGCGCCCGGCCGCTGGATCGCGGGCCTTGAATACTACCGCGCCATCTTCGAGAGCGCGGCGCAGAACGAGGAAACCGGCCGCACGCCCTTGCCCATGCCGGTGCTGGCCATTGGCGGGGATTACGGGATCGGCGGCGCCATGGTGAAGGCCCTCGAACCGGCGACCACGACCCTCTCGTCCGTGGTCATCCCCCAATGCGGGCATTATGTGCCCGAGGAGCGGCCGGCCGAATTGCTGGCCGCCCTGGTGCCCTTCCTGAAGGGGGAATGA
- a CDS encoding ABC transporter substrate-binding protein → MLRKTTLALAAGAALLAAAAAPAGAEIPNNKIRLGVLTDLSGFASDSTGMGSVVAARLAAEDFKKEKPGLDVEVISQDHQNKPDIGSATARKWVSEGQVDAILDVPFSSVALAVQEAVRGSKVAFIASGPGTALLTGEKCSPNTVHWTYDTWALAHGTALALLKQKKDTWFFITADYAFGHALEADAMAVVKAEGGKVLGQVRHPTNTSDFSSFLVQAQASGAKVVALANAVGDTINSVKQASEFGLTSGGQSLAALLMQLTDVHSVGLATAKGLFLTEGFYWNMNDGTRAFADRFAAQMNGRRPTANQAGVYSGALHYLRAAAAANSTDGQTVVAKMKEMPSDDPLFGKGEVRADGRHIHNMYLFQVKTPAESKGPWDYYNLIETIPAKEAFRPLAEGNCPMVAAKK, encoded by the coding sequence ATGCTCAGGAAGACCACGCTCGCGCTCGCCGCGGGCGCCGCCCTCCTCGCCGCTGCCGCCGCGCCGGCGGGAGCGGAGATCCCCAACAACAAGATCCGCCTCGGCGTGCTCACCGACCTGTCGGGCTTTGCCTCCGATTCCACCGGCATGGGCTCGGTGGTGGCGGCGCGCCTGGCGGCCGAGGACTTCAAGAAGGAAAAGCCCGGCCTCGACGTGGAGGTGATCTCGCAGGATCACCAGAACAAGCCGGACATCGGCTCGGCCACCGCCCGCAAATGGGTCTCCGAGGGCCAGGTGGATGCCATCCTGGACGTGCCTTTCTCCTCCGTCGCGCTGGCGGTGCAGGAAGCGGTGCGCGGCTCGAAGGTGGCCTTCATCGCCTCAGGCCCCGGCACGGCGCTGCTGACCGGCGAGAAGTGCTCGCCCAATACGGTCCACTGGACCTATGACACCTGGGCGCTGGCCCATGGCACCGCTTTGGCGCTGCTGAAGCAGAAGAAGGACACCTGGTTCTTCATCACCGCCGACTATGCCTTCGGCCATGCGCTGGAGGCCGACGCCATGGCGGTGGTGAAGGCGGAAGGCGGCAAGGTGCTGGGGCAGGTCCGCCACCCCACCAATACCTCGGACTTCTCCTCCTTCCTGGTGCAGGCGCAGGCGAGCGGCGCCAAGGTGGTGGCGCTGGCCAACGCGGTGGGCGACACCATCAATTCGGTGAAGCAGGCCTCCGAGTTCGGCCTCACCTCCGGCGGACAGAGCCTCGCGGCTTTGCTGATGCAGCTCACCGACGTGCATTCGGTGGGCCTTGCCACCGCCAAGGGGCTGTTCCTGACCGAAGGCTTCTACTGGAACATGAATGACGGCACCCGCGCCTTCGCCGACCGCTTCGCGGCGCAGATGAATGGCCGCCGCCCCACCGCCAACCAGGCGGGCGTCTATTCCGGCGCGCTCCACTATCTGCGCGCCGCCGCCGCCGCCAATTCCACCGACGGCCAGACGGTGGTGGCCAAGATGAAGGAAATGCCCTCCGACGACCCGCTGTTCGGCAAGGGCGAGGTGCGCGCCGATGGCCGGCACATCCACAACATGTACCTGTTCCAGGTGAAGACCCCCGCCGAATCCAAGGGCCCGTGGGACTATTACAACCTGATCGAAACCATCCCCGCCAAGGAAGCCTTCCGTCCGCTCGCCGAGGGCAATTGCCCCATGGTCGCTGCCAAGAAGTGA